The following are encoded together in the Ictalurus punctatus breed USDA103 chromosome 1, Coco_2.0, whole genome shotgun sequence genome:
- the si:dkey-92i15.4 gene encoding uncharacterized protein si:dkey-92i15.4, with amino-acid sequence MDISVGSTHVPEYSAYQSESAPRDGIRESSKCSEEQNQSQSHAVPAQSAVKFKIRSAKERQQSLTKASSFTSTCETQKANRSVKECREEMPRDHTLSPPSPDTDMTDKRRPKLLNQLSFTKKAEMSISSETSSTSQKKPDCVESPSTNVTGRTEWRQAYVANRSKSLDWRGSTNEGGQKNQMEVIRNTKDLEGRSIQRSESLVANEAANRPNSNEMARPLKRVSLQMQPFKGTGQRKQDSNGLIASAVSGTSPVRTVALAQSFPSRLKASQSQDSTEGRKGPWHTGHSGTKPDQAEHHLRSPVTASKVNEITGNHSVMGRDGHNVLEDNSEASSRVITSATFSSVHDTDSNLNRNNPTNRSLDEPPSVSSFSKMKRVSYKPEKCGTFPKTSFKKEQMNFTTLPDTSFVLPSGKDNLVTMSTRSKEKPLSQDSISLVSNNSMCNERRLTGHSTGLGTHSLDRSRTRHFTAPISYSAYGLSNSNNIQKSTVKEIESQVETMTSNSKQTKGMETIPGKQPHSSQEGVILQTKPQSSQTMTADSEKHHQEHGVGLECGSSGNPSKKSEDLLENVQEPSLVSVRNTIHKFEALALQSQSSSRIQHPRRAFSVTEKPTVVASVTKTYSQRSLGIRLDNWNRECLRENLFSTSEVSNEPLNMHDLSGPVQITTQDKEGSAVKTQSRGTKSQEPGVVQTLKLPDESPSDQKNEAKFTMMNKDTDEPDFSKGSNPKSFQKLKNIHLTEEKVRNYVSSAMSHNFQKPNGITNVSHSDLKDFSPKSESKSSSTKDKAFLMSESTPVLPHSDSSTAVKSTLLTGNSAYSKSPSNLPSDSVVIPPIQVFSSASGDLSNTIKDEKVAAKVIRWIMHKGVDDENGEDDDDDDEDDEGTERGYDSDSGESSVTITSNMSNRSFSMSLVELRSLGGLEDENWMSKRTLSMSSDVSALSSVTLLDMDELECLLNDVRGLDDDDALEDYEDMHVVVLHKEAGIGLGFTVAGGVDQNKPMTVHKVLRSGIAAQEGSIRVGDQVLSINGTALHNSTHKEALNTMRKARGRPMAVVVIRRGDVTETCYSTKDSPQKAAANPGSRVRVTLNKSSSDLGFSLEGGVGSILGDKPLTVQRLFQGGPVGKVFPGDELLEIEGQRLEGLRRLEVWHLIKRLPPGPVEVLLQRPHQLY; translated from the exons ATGGATATCTCTGTTGGATCTACTCATGTGCCTGAATACTCTGCCTATCAATCAGAATCTGCCCCGAGAGATGGAATTCGAGAATCTTCAAAATGTTCTGAAGAGCAAAACCAAAGTCAGTCACACGCAGTCCCAGCACAGTCTGCTGTTAAGTTCAAAATCCGCTCTGCTAAGGAGAGACAGCAGTCGCTCACCAAAGCTAGTAGTTTTACGTCTACATGTGAGACACAAAAAGCAAACAGAAGCGTCAAAGAGTGTAGAGAAGAGATGCCCAGAGACCACACTCTTTCACCTCCATCTCCAGATACTGATATGACTGACAAAAGAAGACCAAAACTTCTGAATCAGCTCAGCTTcacaaaaaaagcagaaatgtcCATCAGCTCTGAAACGAGCAGTACCTCTCAAAAGAAGCCAGATTGTGTTGAGAGTCCCAGCACTAATGTGACGGGAAGAACAGAGTGGAGACAAGCATATGTGGCAAACAGAAGTAAGAGCTTAGACTGGAGAGGATCAACAAATGAAGGAGGACAGAAGAATCAGATGGAAGTTATCAGAAATACTAAGGACCTTGAGGGGAGATCCATACAACGCTCTGAGAGTTTAGTGGCAAATGAAGCAGCCAATAGACCAAACTCTAATGAAATGGCCCGCCCATTAAAGAGAGTATCATTACAAATGCAACCATTCAAAGGAACTGGTCAAAGAAAGCAGGACAGCAATGGACTTATTGCCTCAGCAGTATCTGGAACTTCACCTGTAAGAACGGTGGCTCTTGCCCAGTCGTTCCCATCCAGACTAAAAGCAAGTCAAAGCCAGGACAGCACAGAGGGAAGAAAAGGTCCCTGGCATACTGGACATAGTGGTACCAAGCCAGATCAGGCAGAGCACCATCTCAGATCTCCAGTCACTGCATCAAAGGTCAATGAGATCACTGGGAACCACAGTGTAATGGGCAGAGATGGTCATAATGTATTAGAGGATAATAGTGAAGCAAGTTCAAGAGTTATCACCTCTGCCACTTTTTCCAGTGTCCATGACACTGATTCAAATTTAAATCGCAATAATCCCACTAACAGGTCATTGGATGAACCCCCATCCGTTTCTTCTTTCAGTAAAATGAAGAGAGTTTCATATAAACCAGAAAAGTGTGGTACCTTTCCAAAAACATCCTTCAAAAAGGAACAAATGAACTTTACTACCTTGCCAGACACTTCATTTGTTTTACCCAGTGGAAAAGATAACTTGGTTACAATGTCAACACGGTCTAAAGAGAAACCCCTTAGCCAAGATTCGATATCTTTGGTCTCTAACAATAGTATGTGCAATGAGAGAAGACTGACTGGGCACTCTACAGGACTAGGAACTCATTCTTTAGACAGATCAAGAACCAGACATTTTACAGCTCCAATTTCATATTCAGCCTATGGGCTGAGCAATAGCAATAATATCCAAAAAAGCACTGTGAAAGAAATAGAGAGTCAAGTAGAAACAATGACTAGTAATTCAAAACAGACAAAAGGAATGGAGACAATTCCAGGAAAACAACCACATAGCTCACAGGAAGGAGTAATTCTGCAGACCAAACCTCAATCATCCCAAACTATGACAGCAGACAGTGAAAAACATCATCAAGAACATGGGGTTGGTTTGGAGTGCGGCTCCTCTGGAAATCCAAGCAAGAAGAGTGAGGACTTGTTAGAGAATGTCCAAGAACCATCCTTGGTTTCAGTGCGAAACACAATTCACAAATTTGAGGCGCTTGCTCTGCAAAGCCAGAGTTCATCACGGATTCAGCATCCCAGAAGGGCTTTTTCAGTTACAGAAAAGCCAACAGTGGTGGCCAGTGTGACTAAGACATATTCACAAAGGTCATTAGGTATAAGGTTGGATAACTGGAATAGAGAATGCTTGAGAGAGAATCTTTTCAGTACGAGCGAAGTCAGCAATGAGCCACTGAATATGCATGATCTAAGTGGGCCTGTCCAGATCACAACACAAGATAAAGAAGGGTCAGCAGTGAAAACCCAAAGTAGAGGAACTAAAAGTCAGGAGCCTGGAGTTGTGCAGACTTTGAAACTACCAGATGAATCTCCATCTGACCAGAAGAATGAGGCTAAGTTTACTATGATGAATAAAGACACGGATGAGCCAGATTTCTCCAAAGGCAGTAATCCTAAATCTTTTCAAAAGcttaaaaacattcatttaactgAAGAAAAAGTTAGGAATTATGTCAGTTCTGCAATGTCCCACAACTTCCAGAAGCCGAATGGGATCACTAATGTATCCCACTCTGATCTTAAGGACTTCTCTCCAAAATCAGAGAGCAAATCTTCATCTACCAAAGACAAAGCATTTCTAATGTCAGAAAGCACCCCTGTGTTACCACATTCAGATTCATCTACCGCAGTAAAGTCAACACTGTTAACAGGCAACAGTGCTTATTCTAAATCACCATCCAATCTCCCGAGTGACTCAGTAGTAATCCCTCCTATCCAAGTCTTCTCTTCAGCATCAGGTGATCTCAGCAACACAATAAAAGATGAAAAAGTAGCTGCAAAAGTTATTAGGTGGATTATGCATAAAGGGGTTGATGATGAGAATGGCGAAgacgatgacgacgacgatgaaGACGACGAGGGAACAGAGAGAGGATATGACTCTGACTCAGGGGAATCATCAGTAACCATCACAAGCAACATGAGCAATAGAAGTTTTTCTATGAG CCTTGTTGAGCTGCGCAGTCTCGGTGGGCTGGAGGACGAGAACTGGATGTCCAAGCGTACATTGTCCATGAGCTCAGACGTTTCTGCCCTGTCCTCTGTGACACTGTTAGACATGGATGAGCTGGAGTGCTTATTGAATGATGTCAGGGgtttggatgatgatgatgccttAGAG GACTATGAGGATATGCATGTGGTTGTCCTACATAAGGAGGCAGGAATTGGACTTGGCTTCACTGTGGCTGGAGGAGTGGATCAAAATAAACCTATGACT GTTCACAAGGTGCTACGCAGTGGTATAGCAGCCCAGGAGGGCTCCATCCGTGTAGGTGACCAGGTGTTGTCTATTAATGGCACTGCTCTACATAACTCCACCCACAAGGAGGCGCTGAACACTATGAGAAAAGCAAGGGGGCGCCCCATGGCAGTGGTTGTCATCAGACGAGGTGATGTCACTGAAACATGCTATAGCACCAAAGACAGTCCACAGAAAGCAGCTGCGAACCCAG GTAGCAGAGTGCGAGTGACTTTAAATAAGTCCAGCTCTGACCTGGGCTTCAGTCTGGAGGGAGGAGTGGGCTCCATCTTAGGAGACAAACCCCTCACTGTTCAGAGGCTCTTTCAGG GTGGACCAGTCGGAAAGGTTTTCCCGGGAGATGAACTCTTGGAGATTGAAGGTCAGCGTTTGGAGGGTTTGAGACGGCTCGAGGTCTGGCACCTGATCAAGAGGTTGCCCCCTGGCCCTGTGGAGGTCTTACTGCAACGTCCTCACCAGTTATACTGA